Proteins encoded within one genomic window of Pseudobdellovibrionaceae bacterium:
- a CDS encoding DUF1428 domain-containing protein, whose amino-acid sequence MPKFVDGFVIPIPKKNVKAYQKIARASKALWLKHGALDYQECVGTDIHVNFGLPFPKLTKLKAGETLLFAWITYKSKAHRDRVNAKVEKDPHLSKIAPDPKSPPFNSKRMSAGGFTVIA is encoded by the coding sequence ATGCCGAAGTTTGTCGACGGATTCGTGATTCCGATTCCGAAAAAGAACGTGAAAGCTTACCAGAAAATCGCGCGGGCCTCGAAGGCGCTTTGGCTCAAGCACGGAGCACTCGATTATCAAGAGTGCGTCGGCACGGACATCCATGTGAACTTCGGTCTGCCATTTCCGAAGCTGACCAAACTCAAGGCCGGCGAGACCTTGCTCTTCGCCTGGATCACCTATAAATCAAAAGCGCACCGCGACCGCGTGAACGCGAAGGTGGAAAAAGATCCGCATTTGTCAAAAATTGCGCCCGATCCGAAGAGTCCACCCTTCAACTCCAAACGGATGTCGGCAGGCGGATTCACGGTTATCGCTTAG
- a CDS encoding methyltransferase domain-containing protein — MSTEDFLRDFHRKYPGCTSVVLATGRTEEGETSYDIVASPLKAHTPTSILDLACGDGYLLEQVRATYAPTATLTGVDLSPDELSAAAHRLANTEVSLHEGRAQRLPFADATFDAVLCHLAFMLMDRIEEVVAEIHRVLRPGGVFSAVVMGPPHDDPATAIFRTVFEEILHEEGIAKPTPLGDARTRETDGLRGLFASKPFQAPVEFRDFVVRWRVPAPAVVEYFELTYGVGRLPTETRARFATRYLERLRPLEDQEHLVLHAQSLRHLMVRKPG; from the coding sequence ATGTCGACCGAAGACTTCTTGCGCGACTTTCACCGAAAATATCCCGGCTGCACCTCGGTGGTGCTCGCCACCGGACGGACCGAAGAGGGCGAGACCTCCTACGACATCGTCGCCTCGCCCCTCAAGGCGCACACGCCCACGTCGATTCTCGATCTGGCCTGTGGCGACGGTTACCTACTTGAACAGGTCCGCGCGACCTATGCGCCTACGGCAACCCTCACGGGCGTGGACCTCAGTCCCGATGAACTCAGCGCCGCAGCCCACCGTCTTGCCAACACAGAAGTTTCGCTTCACGAGGGCCGGGCGCAGCGACTGCCCTTCGCGGACGCGACGTTCGATGCCGTACTTTGCCACTTGGCGTTTATGCTCATGGACCGGATCGAAGAAGTCGTCGCGGAAATTCACCGCGTGCTGAGGCCCGGCGGAGTTTTCTCGGCCGTCGTGATGGGGCCGCCCCATGACGATCCCGCGACCGCAATCTTTCGCACGGTCTTCGAGGAGATCCTCCACGAGGAGGGGATCGCCAAACCCACACCCCTCGGCGACGCCCGCACGAGAGAGACCGACGGCCTGCGCGGTCTTTTCGCCTCAAAACCTTTCCAAGCCCCGGTCGAGTTCCGTGACTTCGTCGTGCGCTGGCGCGTTCCGGCTCCGGCCGTGGTTGAGTACTTCGAGCTGACTTACGGAGTGGGGCGACTGCCGACGGAAACGCGAGCGCGCTTCGCGACCCGCTACCTGGAGCGACTCCGCCCCCTCGAAGATCAGGAGCACCTCGTGCTTCACGCGCAGTCCCTACGCCACCTCATGGTTCGCAAGCCGGGTTGA